A stretch of DNA from Mugil cephalus isolate CIBA_MC_2020 chromosome 12, CIBA_Mcephalus_1.1, whole genome shotgun sequence:
ACTCATGGTTTTCCCCAGACACCCCATCAGCAAAAGAATGGCTAAAACGCTTTAGAAAGGTCACTGGCTGTCATACACAAAGCACGAGCATCTACAGTGCAGGCCTGGGACGCCCTTATTGGTTGTCTTTCTGACATAGCTTTACTCGCTCGCATATAAGGTGTTACTGTGAATTATACTGTCTTTGGGTATCTGTATTGTCTAcattccccctttttttcttactaAAATCTTTAATGGCAAGGCAATGGCATTCTGTTTGTAATGTAATATTCaactaagcaaaaaaaaaattaaaaatcctgattgatgctGATCTGTGATCACTTAAATATTAAAGGACTATGTTCAGTCATGAAAGTAAAAGCATTTCCTTACGTGCAATGTGAGGGAAACGCAAGGGACTGGGACTTAACAGCTTTGTAGCCTTAAGAACACCACTagtcagtgaggctaaccagaaaaaaggcttcagttttcTAGGGTCATAgtgattggactctggagcaatggaagaaggtcatgtggtctaaTGAGTCGAGAATGACCCTGTTCCAGATTGAGAGGGAATCAAGGTaaaaagagaggcagatgaaatgatgccctcatcatgtctagtgtctactgtacaagcctatgggtcagtgctatgatctggggttgctgagTTGTTCAAGGTcaaggttcagcaacattatgtgaccaaagaatgaggtcagctgactacctgaatatactgaatgacctggttattccatcaattgatttttttcttctctgatgcCATGGACATATTctaagatgacaatgccaggattcatctGGCTCAAATtatgaaagagtggttcagttAGCATGGATGGATTAGCCACCACAGagcccagacctgaaccccactgagaacctttgggatgtaCTGGAGAACACTTTGAACAGTGGTCAGACTCCCCCATCATCAGTACAAGATGTTGGTgaaaaaacaatgcaacactggatggaaataaatctcgCAACATTGCAGAAATTTCTCATCGAAAGAATGATGCAACAAAAGAAGCTAAAGGTTGTCTAATGAAATATTGTGACCTTATTTTCAGCTAGGCAGTGTAGTATGTATTTCAATAcaatcataaaatatttataattacattttatttcaattaatgTGTTAAATATGGTACTCTATGTCTGTAGTCAGACAGGCTTCTAGCTATTCAGTACCTGTTCTTTAGGACTGTCTATTACCACCAGATCTGCTCCTCTGTTTCTACAGTCCTGTCTGCCTTCAACCCAGGAACCAAACTCTTCAGAGaggaaataacaggaacaacgGAACATTTTCCATCCTGCTGGACATGTTTTCTctagaagtaaaaaaacataaaagaggaGACATTATAAATCAACCATTATGGACCTGTGAAGTTACCTGTACCTTGCCACACTTCAATGTCCTTTCCATGCTTGAATGATAAAGAATTCCTAAATCCATGGACAGCtacaacaaaatttaaaacaatgtCTGTACATCATCTGTACAGAAATGGTATGCAGTACAAATTTGTATTCAGTATATAGCATTAACTTGAATAAGGACTGGAAAGCAACTGAAATATCTGTTGGTGTCAATATATGCCGTACTGTAACTGTACTAACTGTAGTTTGAATCTAATGATTTTTCAAGTTGATATTTTGACTTTTCCTTCCATTGACAAATTATTTCACCAGAAGGAAACAAGATTTTAAAATTACCTTAAATTACAAGCTCACTTGTCTTTTGAAGGTTTGAAACCAATGGCCGCCCATTTGACCATCTGTTGCTTCCTTGAGCGATCAAGGGATTTAGAAACCTGATACAGTAAATTTGtgtatcaatcaatcaatcaatcaatcaatcaatcaatcaactttatttatatagcacatttaaaaaccacagaggaagccaaagtgctttacattgggacataaaataggtttaagattaagataaaaggcataaaaaacacaaacacagaatcacttcaaaaacagacaaacaaaacaagcaaagaaaacagaataaaggaACAAACAAGCTCACTGCATGTGCTTTTTAGCCAATGACAGACAAACATTAAGGTAAGCTAAAGGAGAGGGAGTAAAAGTGCTTTTTttagaagagatttaaaaacaggaagcgaGGAGGCCTGTGTGACGTTTAAAGGGAGGTCATTCCAAAGTTTGGGTGCAGCAACTGCGAATGCTCTGTCACCTCTGAGCTTCAGCCTTGTTTTAGGGATTGTCATCACACAAAGctatcatttggtttaaaaaataatgaaaataaaattaatttaaatgagaagatgaggtGGGAACaaagtgcaaaataaacattaaaaataggCAACCCTGCCGAAGAGATGACATCAATCTATTGGTGTCTCCTTTTAGACTGAACAGACCCTACAGGCGCTTTAGGCGGCCCCTAAAAATGGACTACACACTCCTATGGCTATGTTAAATTACAAGGGTGATGTAATCACTTCTTCAGTTTCTTAGTAAAACACATGTGCACCATTGAACAACCAGTGAATCACGAGATATTTAAAGACTCACTCCGATTAAGTGAAGCCTGAAGCTTTTCCatcttttcagtcatttcattgAGGGTGGCGTTCAGCAGGTCTCTCTCTTTAGTCATGGTGGAAAGTTTGCCGTTGTTGGTCTGTAGGAGCTCAGTCAGGTTGTCTTTTATGGCCGAGAGCTCTGCAGCTGAATCATGGACTGAGTTAtggtctaaaataaaatattaaaaaaagatacagaTTTCAGAAACACAGATGGAAtgacctgcagaaaaaaaaaaaaaaaaaaaaacattccgtAACCAAGTTCAGTAAATTTGATTTAACTTACTCTGTTGCCATAAGCCTATGTGAGCTCCTATTTTAATTCTGTTTACACCCATCGGCCACTTTATAAAGTACACCTTgctggacccccttttgccttcagaactccTTTAATTCTTCAGAGATTTTGgtggatggatccatgctttcatgttgttgaaAATCCCAGTatatcagcagtttctgaaatactcagaccagcccgtctggcaccaacaaccagaccacgtccAAAGTCACtaaaatcctctttcttctccattctgatgctcggtttgaacttcagcaagttgtcattatcacctctacatgcctaaatgcattgaattgcagcaaAGTGATTGGCTGGTTAGCTATtcgtgttaacaagcaattgagcaggtgtacctaataaagtggcaagtgagtgtatcgACTTGACAGAAAACGCTTTGGGACTGGCTTAGGTAGTCCAAAAATATCTAAACTCAAAAGCAGAAGTGTAACTGGGTTTGATTTCATAGC
This window harbors:
- the LOC125017267 gene encoding CD209 antigen-like protein A isoform X1 yields the protein MGVNRIKIGAHIGLWQQNHNSVHDSAAELSAIKDNLTELLQTNNGKLSTMTKERDLLNATLNEMTEKMEKLQASLNRKKTCPAGWKMFRCSCYFLSEEFGSWVEGRQDCRNRGADLVVIDSPKEQRFLEDFTKRPTWIGLNDKDNEGIWKWVDGTPLTLKYWNTKQPDNGGGIPELGKEDCVHIRSDDSTSWNDLSCASSLLWVCEKIP
- the LOC125017267 gene encoding CD209 antigen-like protein A isoform X2, producing the protein MGVNRIKIGAHIGLWQQNHNSVHDSAAELSAIKDNLTELLQTNNGKLSTMTKERDLLNATLNEMTEKMEKLQASLNRKKTCPAGWKMFRCSCYFLSEEFGSWVEGRQDCRNRGADLVVIDSPKEQRFLEDFTKRPTWIGLNDKDNEGIWKWVDGTPLTLKYWRTNQPDNGGGIPKYGEENCVHIRSDDSTSWNDLSCTSSLQWVCERIP